A region of the Gouania willdenowi chromosome 1, fGouWil2.1, whole genome shotgun sequence genome:
ttttttttaaacttttatgagCAAATGAAATATTATTTGTCTAAGCATTTTCAAATTAAGTATAAGGATGTAACGATATTGACGGTATCACGATATCGCGGTAGTAAACGTGTCTCGGTATCGTCGTGGTGGCGTCACGGTATGAAAAAGTGGAGGAATCcatcaaaaaacaacaagaaaagccGCCCCCACGGAACAAAAGCATTGTAAACTACAAAGACCATGATCCTTTGCGCTCCTGCGTCGTCCGCTGCTGAGCCAATAGGAGCGCACGCTGCTCTAACAACAAGAAGTAAGCAGCATTACGGAGCGCGACAAACCAGTGGATCTTTGTTTTTCACAAgtcactgcagctttaaaaatcAGAGGTATGGAAGCATTTTGGTTTGGATGTGTCAAAAAACGCTAAAGGAGAGAAAGTGACTGACAATATGCAAACACAGCCACCCTATGACATAAGGAGTCATCTGATGATCCGTCACCCCGAAAAGTTTGCAGATTCTCTCACAAAGTTCACAAATTGATGCCCAGAAAGCCATTCTTCTCCCTAACAATGTTTATCTTTTCATCTTTATGAAGAAAAACGTGAACATAAGCTTAAGGATAGATTTCAGTAGATATTTACCTGACCATTGACAGGCTGTTTTATTTGCcgagcacatttatttttattattgttataatcatTTTACACCTTTGAGCCTGAATTAACGTGATCTTTGTTTGATCATAATGGGAATTCCATATTGTTCTGTTGCTTCTTATCTTGAACATTTCGCATAATATTACCAACAGTGCATTGATGTtctttcactttaaaaacattaagtAATCAGCCTTTTATGTTGTCATGATCcataaatataacaataaataaccTGGAGACTGGCAAAAGCAgattaaatgtctttttttgttataatCATCAAACACAAATATCGTGAGCTATTTTACAATACTGTGAGCCTATCCACGATATCGCAATAAATATCGTACCGTGAGATCAATATCGAAATCGTATTGTACCGTGAGATTCTaatatcgttacatccctaattaagtatagactgatttttaaatatgCACAGGTTTTGGTAGAAAAATAGTTGAAGAACTGGTGAGACAACAATATATTTCTATAGTTGGATGTTTACCTGTCTTGCTTCATCACGATCAAGTTCTCTCAAGCCCCTCTTCCTGTTCTTTGTGGATGCGAGAATAATAGTTGAATCTGAACGGGAAGAAGCTGGTGATGCTGATGTGTCAGTTGTTGAAGCTGGTGATGCTGATGGGTCTGGCAATACTGATGACTCGGATTCTTCTGCAACCAAATCAATTTGTAGATCTAAAAATTTAAAtcgaaatcaaaataaatctattataACGGAagtccttaaaaaaaaacttacatcatgataaaataaataaaaatgcaagttTGTTATAAAAACCCTCTTGATTAACTATATTTCGagatcacaaaacaacaattaattATAGGCATAATGGAaatgcatcatcatcatttttcaaAAGCCTAATTGTATGACAGATATTGTTACTTGAATGTTAACAGGATTTTAAATGCAATCTTTACCTGTAGCTTGTTGCTGGTGGTACCCAACCTTAAAGTTTCGGACTCCTGACTTTAGGAGCTCATCAAAAACATCTGCGTCAATCTCTGTACCAGATTCATCATGGAGCCTGAGCTCACCTTCAGTTTGAAGTAGAGCCTGCAGACTAAATTTCTGAATCACTGggagaaataagaaaataaatcacttaACATGTTGTGTGTGATCAGAGTGTGACTGTGGGAGTTTATAATGGATACCAACCTTCTTGAGTGAAGTTGAAGAAATCaaagttttcatcattttgtggcactttaatgtatttttgaactCCAGCATACTCCACCTTTGCCAACATTGTATTTACTCCTATAAGTAAATAATTATAAGTTagctttatgacatttttgccCATTGTTATTaaccagaaataaaataatagtcaGTGATAGCCATTATCATActatttttatatacagtaccaTAACAAATTCCAGGAATATAATCCAACGTTTTTCCAAAGAATTCAGAACCTTTGACACAAA
Encoded here:
- the LOC114465792 gene encoding uncharacterized protein LOC114465792, with amino-acid sequence MLAKVEYAGVQKYIKVPQNDENFDFFNFTQEVIQKFSLQALLQTEGELRLHDESGTEIDADVFDELLKSGVRNFKVGYHQQQATEESESSVLPDPSASPASTTDTSASPASSRSDSTIILASTKNRKRGLRELDRDEARQKVETVLRSNPKGEEIFKEYDKTKSLSDAARRQMVNILVAEMTDSYGRVPPTSVRASYAQGIVTLFPYLQDPFSKNGYEHYYDVEANTGYLAWRLKTVQRNSCHDSQKRSRPQFQDD